The Deltaproteobacteria bacterium genomic sequence CGCTGGTTGGGGCGGTTGCTCGGTCGGCTCCATAATATCGGAGCGCACTTTACTGCGCCGCATCGTTTGCGCCTCAATCCGCAGACATACGGCACGGCCAGTCTCGACTTCATCTTGCGCCAGCCGTTTCTCCCGGAGGACTTGCGAGCCGCGATTGCTACACTCTTACAACAGGCGCTGGATTTCGTGACCCCACACTTCCCCGACGACCTCGCGGCGATTCCGCTGCATGGCGATTGTCATCATGGCAACGTGTTGTGGAATCACGACGGGCCGCACTTGGTCGACTTCGACGACATGGTCGTGGCGGCGCCGGTCCAAGACGTCTGGATGCTGTTCAGCGGCGATGCGACCGAACGCGCCGCGCAACAAGAGGCCTTCTTCACCGGCTATGAGCTGTTCCGTCCGTTCGACCGCGCGAGTCTCCGGCTCGCCGAGCCGCTCCGCACGCTGCGGATGATCCGCCACGCTGCGTGGATCGGCCAACGATATCACGAGCCCGCGTTTCAACGGGCCTTCCCGTACTACGAGCAACGCCGCTATTGGGAGGAGTTCCTGCTGGCCATCAAAGAGCAAATCGCCGTGTTGCAGGAATTGCAGTGGTCATCCGCGCATTAGGCGCTCGGCGGCAGCGGAGCGGCTTCGAGTGCGCGGGCTTCGTCCGGCGTGAGGCGCAGATTTAATTGAGTAAAGAGCTGATCAGCCGCCTCGACGCGGGTCGTGCCGGGAATCGGCACGATACAGCGCGACTTGGTGTGCAACCACGCCAGCGCAATCCGTTGCGGCGTGACGCCGTAATGTTGTGCCAGTTCAACGGCGAGTCCGTGTCCGGCCAGCGCCTTCGCGCCCAGTCTGCCGCCTAACGGACTGTACGCAAAAAAAGTGAGTCCGACCCGTTCGCAATAGGCCAGCACGCCATCGCGTTCCGGCTGTCGATGCCACAAGCTATACCGATTCTGCACCGACACGATGTCGAGCATGTCGCGCGCCTCTTTGATCTGTTCGACGGAGACGTTCGAAAGCCCGACGTGTTGAATGAGTCCCTCCTTCACGGCTTGTCGGACCGGCAACAGCGATTCCTCGATTGGGTACCGTGGATCGGGCGCGTGCCACTGCCATAACGCAATCGGGCGTTCGCCGCCCAGTGCCTCGAAGCTGTGCCGAATCGCCGCGGTCAAGTGGCGTGGATCGCCGTTGACTTCCCAGCGCCCCTCCGGACGGATGAGGCCGCCCTTGGTTGCAACGATGCGTGGTGCCGCGCCTTGCGAGTGACTGAGTGCAGCGGCAATCAAACGTTCGTTATGATGTTTATCCGCTTCATCGATGCAGTATGAATCGGCGGTGTCGATGAACGTGGCGCCGCGTTGCACGGCACGCTGCAGCACGGCCGTGGCCTGTTCCGACGGCGGACGCCCGTCGATCGAGAGCCACATGGCTCCGAAGCCGAGTGAAGAGATGCTGATTCCGGTCTTCCCAAGCGTTGCCGTGGACATCGGGCGTATCCGTATGCTGTCGGTAGCCGCGCCGTCAACTCGAAATGTAACGAGAGAGGCAACGAGCGTTGCGTTTGCGGCCGTGCATTGCTACAGGGCGCCATGGCCTGCGACTACGAATGTACCTATCGGGAACGTGTCCGCTATGCCGACTGCGATTTGCACGCACATCTGAATAACGCGCGCTACTTTACCTTCATGGAGCAGGCGCGGGTCGGCTATCTGTTGGCGATCGGGATGCGGCCGGAGTCGCGTCGCGAATCGATCCCATTCATCCTGGTGCATGCTCGCTGCGATTTTCGCGTGTCGGCGCTGTTAAACGACGAGATCGATATTGCGCTCGGCGTGACCCGGTTCGGAAATTCGAGCTTTACGTTGGGCTATCGTTTGCAGCGCGTCGCCGATGGCGTTGTGTTGGCGGAAGGGGAGACGGTCCAGGCGTGGTTTGACTACACCACGATGCGTGCCGTACCGGTGCCGCTGTCGTTTCGCGAGGCCGTGCAGGCATTGAAGCGGGCGCGGGGTCTTCCGCCGGTTTAACGCGTGGCGCGCATCCGCGTGCCGTGCAAATGGCTCAACTGGATTTCCGTGGCGGGCAGATCGGGCGGAAAGAGCACGCCGCTGATCTTCGCCTCCCCAATGCTGGCCCCATCGAGCAGTGTGGTGGAGAGGTCGAGTCCCCGCAAATCCGTTAACCGCAAGTACGCGCCGGTCAGGTCGGCGCCGCGCAAGTCGAATTTGCGCAAGTCGCACGCGCGCAGTTTGGCGTGGCTTAAGTCCATCCGCATATTCTGCTCGGCAATCTTCCGTGCGTACTCATTGAACTCGGCGTGCTTTTCATCGTGCATTAGCGCGACTAGTTGTTCATCGGCCATTGATCTTCTCCTCAATGCGGGCAGGCTGGGAGCGTGCCATGCCCTTCATGCGTGACCGTGACACCGCTCCAATGGACTTGGTGCCAGCCGCCGCCTTCTACTTGCCGCAAATAATAGACCCCGCGCTCTCCCGGATAGTGGGTCGCGTCTTGGTCGCCGGTGCACCCGTCTTTATAAAACACGTGATAGAAATAGATCGTGCCGGTGGTGCGGATCGCCTTGCCGTGCAGGATTTTCCTGATCGTAAAGGGGGCCATATATTTGAACTTCGGACCGCAGGCCGTCGTGTCGATCTCGCCTAAGCACTGCAACGGTCCGCCGACTTCGCCCTCCGCCACCACGGTGGCCGCGTGCCGCAGCTCCGCTTCTTCCAACGGCGGTGTCAGCGCGTGGGCCGTGCTCCACGTCGTTACGAGCGCGCATCCCAACAGGATTCGGCATAGTTGCGATATCGCCATGGCGCGGTGGGTAGCATGATTGACGGGGCGCGACAACCGGGTTTTCGCTGTGAGTTTTCGTTGCGCTTCCCGGATCGATCCCGTAAGACGCGCTCGCTATGTCCACGCCGTATTTCATTACTGCCGCGTTGCCGTATGCCAACGGGCCGCTCCATTTCGGCCACTTGGCCGGCGTCTATATCCCCGCCGACATCTATCATCGCCATTGTGTGTTGCTGGATCGCGACGTCGTCTTCATTTGTGGCTCCGACGAACACGGCGTGGCGATCATGCTCGGCGCCGAAGCAGCCGGCCAACCCTATCAGACGTATGTCGATGCCCACCACGCGCGGCACCAAGCGCTGTTCGCAGCGTACAACATTCAATGCACGTACTACGGGCGCACGTCCGCGCCGCGCCATGCCCGGGTGGCCCAGGAATTTTTCGTCGCGCTGCGCGACAATGGCGCGTTAGTCCAGCAACAGACGGAGCAGCCCTATTGCAATCACTGCCAACGGTTTGTTCCTGATCGCTACTTGGGCGGCACCTGCCGCTTCTGCGGCTACACGGCGGCGCGTGGCGATGAATGCCCGCAGTGTGGCAAATGGCTGTCGTTCGCCGATTTGCAGGCGCCGTATTGCCAGACGTGTAAAGGGCGCGATATCGGCGTGCGCGGCAATACCGAATGGGCGCTCGATTTACCGCGCTTTGCGCCGCAGCTGCGCGAATGGTTGGCCTCGCGCCCCGATTGGAAAGAAGAAATTCGCAGCTACGCTGTCTCGTTGATCGACAACGGCCTCCCGCAACGTGCCGTCACGCGCGACTTGGCGTGGGGGGTGCCGGTCCCCGGCGAAGAGGCGAGTGGCAAGAAACTCTACGTCTGGTTCGAGGCCCCGATCGGCTATCTCTCCATGCTGATGGAATGTTGCGCACTCCGTGGCGCGCCTGCAGACTGGCGGCGCTTTTGGCAACCGGACGCGCGGATGATTCACTTCATCGGCAAGGACAATATTATTTTCCATACTATCGTCTGGCCCGCGATGTTGTTGGCGAAAGGGGAGGCGGTGCTGCCCGCCAACGTGCCCGCCAATATGTTCGTCCAGTTTGCCGGCCGTCAATTCTCGAAGTCGGCCGGATGGTACGTCGATGCGATGGACGCGTTGCAACAATTCGGCGAAGATCGTCTCCGCTATCACCTCATCAATCTCATTCCGGAACATAGCGACTCCGATTTTACCTGGGAACATTTTGGCGCGAAGGTGAACGGCGAGTTGATCAACAACCTCGCGAACTATGCCCATCGGGTGTTGAGTCTGGTGGCCAAGCCGGGTGTCGGGGAAATAACCGGCAGCGATATCCCGCGAGCGGACGGAGAGCGTATTTTCGAACAACTGCGCCAAACGAGCGCGGCCGTGCGAACACTCATCGACCAATTCGAATTGCGGCGCGCGTTGGGAGAAATCCTGCGACTTGGCGAGCAGGCGAATAAATTCTGTAACGATGCCGCTCCGTGGAAGCTCATCAAACACAACCCGCCCGATGCCCGGCCGGTCTTGGCGTCATGTCTGCTCTATTTGATCGGCATTGGGGCGCTGCTCCAGCCGTTCTTACCGCATTATGCCGGTCTCATTCGATCCGTTTTCCCCAACACGGACTTTACCGCGCTCTACCAAGGGCGCGTCGGTTGGGAGGTCTTGGGTGACCCGTTCGTACTACGTCCGGACGTGAGTTTAGCCATCCCCAAAGTCACTGATGACCAGCTGCGCGCCCAAATCGCGAAGCTCCCCGCTTAAACCTTGTCGCCCCTCCGGAATGAGCTTACTATATTCATCTAAGCATCTTTTGCGATTCAAGTTGTTGGGGACCTTGAAGAATGCCCCAGATGCTAGGCGCCCGGCCCGCCGCGACCGGAGCGTACTTGGTTGTACGTGAGGATCGCGGCGGGCCGGGCAACGACGCAGGTGGGGCATTATTCGAGGTTCCCATGCCGTGGCGGACGATGGGGAGGCACTTAGCCACATGGCCGGTACAAACCGCGCTAATCGGGCTGATCATTCCGTTCGGCTATATCGCCTATTCTTATATCCCGCACCTGACCCAATATACCCTCTGGGGGTGGACCCAGCATTTGTGGCTCCAAGAACGGGCGTTGTTGCTGTATCTCACCGTTCCACCGGCGCTGACCTACGCGATGTTCGGCTACTTAGGGGCGATTCAAGTGCGTCACGTGTTGGCGCAGCAATCCTTGATGGAAGAGTTCCTTCATATGGCCGCGCACGATATCCGGGCACCGCTGACCGTGATCGACGTCGCGACGCAACTGCTCGTGACCCCAATCCAAGGCAAGAGCGCCCCGGATCGGGAGGCCCTGTTTCGCACGATCGCGCGGCAGGCACGTGTGATGCGGGAACTGGTGACTGAACTGCTCGATCTGAACAAAATCGAGGCCGGACAGCTGACGCTCCAGCGCGAACGCGTCTCCATGGAGGATCTCATCCGGCGAGCCTGTGGCGAGATGGCTTTTCTGTTGGAACAACAGAAGTCCGTGGTGGAGATCGTCGTGCAAGGGGCGGACACCACGGCGTGCGTCGATGGATTCCGGATCCGCCAAGTCTTGCGCAATTTGTTATCGAACGCGATTAAACATGTATCCGCCGACGGCCGCTTGCGCCTCACGCTCGACGCCACGGCGCGGCGCCGCATTCAAATCAATGTCTACAACGATGGCCCACCGATCCCGGACGAATACTTTCCGCACCTCTTCAATAAATTTGCGCAAGCCACACGCCGCGACGTAGAAATGGGCGTCGGGCTCGGCCTCGTGATCTGTCACCGGATCATTGCGCTGCACCACGGCCGCATCTGGGCCGAAAACGTCGGCGTGCGGGGTGTCGAATTTTGTTGCACGGTGCCTCGGGCGTGACGGCCGTGTCTTATGCCATGGCAACGACGTGCTCCGGTTGAGCCAGCATGTGTTCTTTGGGACTGCGCTGTCGTCGGTTACTGATGTTCCCGTAGCGCTTGACGCGCCAATGTCTCGCCGAATTGGATGATGCGCGTGCGGAGGTCGTCGCGCACCGAACGGAGGTGCGCCTTCAGCGTGAGCGCGTCGCCCGGTTCCCGCACCGGGTCGGGGTAGCTCCAGAGTTGCATATTCCGCGGGGCCAAGCGCTGTGCCGCGACCAGCGCCGGTTCGGCCAACACGAGCATCCAATCGAAATGCGGATTGGTCAGCTGGTCGA encodes the following:
- a CDS encoding serine/threonine protein kinase; this translates as MTDFHFGNLLPEMVLDAVSAQGWRPTGVLMPLNSYENRVYQIGIDDAEPLVVKFYRPERWSLDTIRDEHRFLQTLAAAEVPVVLPLPLPVHLGDCATIGQWDNLYYTVYPKFRGKERDELTNDDRRWLGRLLGRLHNIGAHFTAPHRLRLNPQTYGTASLDFILRQPFLPEDLRAAIATLLQQALDFVTPHFPDDLAAIPLHGDCHHGNVLWNHDGPHLVDFDDMVVAAPVQDVWMLFSGDATERAAQQEAFFTGYELFRPFDRASLRLAEPLRTLRMIRHAAWIGQRYHEPAFQRAFPYYEQRRYWEEFLLAIKEQIAVLQELQWSSAH
- a CDS encoding acyl-CoA thioesterase codes for the protein MACDYECTYRERVRYADCDLHAHLNNARYFTFMEQARVGYLLAIGMRPESRRESIPFILVHARCDFRVSALLNDEIDIALGVTRFGNSSFTLGYRLQRVADGVVLAEGETVQAWFDYTTMRAVPVPLSFREAVQALKRARGLPPV
- a CDS encoding arsenate reductase ArsC, coding for MRILFVCEYNACRSQMGEGLARALWPAQYQIESAGLHDGRLNALTVEVMREIGIDITPQYSKRLDQLTNPHFDWMLVLAEPALVAAQRLAPRNMQLWSYPDPVREPGDALTLKAHLRSVRDDLRTRIIQFGETLARQALREHQ
- the metG gene encoding methionine--tRNA ligase; translation: MSTPYFITAALPYANGPLHFGHLAGVYIPADIYHRHCVLLDRDVVFICGSDEHGVAIMLGAEAAGQPYQTYVDAHHARHQALFAAYNIQCTYYGRTSAPRHARVAQEFFVALRDNGALVQQQTEQPYCNHCQRFVPDRYLGGTCRFCGYTAARGDECPQCGKWLSFADLQAPYCQTCKGRDIGVRGNTEWALDLPRFAPQLREWLASRPDWKEEIRSYAVSLIDNGLPQRAVTRDLAWGVPVPGEEASGKKLYVWFEAPIGYLSMLMECCALRGAPADWRRFWQPDARMIHFIGKDNIIFHTIVWPAMLLAKGEAVLPANVPANMFVQFAGRQFSKSAGWYVDAMDALQQFGEDRLRYHLINLIPEHSDSDFTWEHFGAKVNGELINNLANYAHRVLSLVAKPGVGEITGSDIPRADGERIFEQLRQTSAAVRTLIDQFELRRALGEILRLGEQANKFCNDAAPWKLIKHNPPDARPVLASCLLYLIGIGALLQPFLPHYAGLIRSVFPNTDFTALYQGRVGWEVLGDPFVLRPDVSLAIPKVTDDQLRAQIAKLPA
- a CDS encoding aldo/keto reductase: MSTATLGKTGISISSLGFGAMWLSIDGRPPSEQATAVLQRAVQRGATFIDTADSYCIDEADKHHNERLIAAALSHSQGAAPRIVATKGGLIRPEGRWEVNGDPRHLTAAIRHSFEALGGERPIALWQWHAPDPRYPIEESLLPVRQAVKEGLIQHVGLSNVSVEQIKEARDMLDIVSVQNRYSLWHRQPERDGVLAYCERVGLTFFAYSPLGGRLGAKALAGHGLAVELAQHYGVTPQRIALAWLHTKSRCIVPIPGTTRVEAADQLFTQLNLRLTPDEARALEAAPLPPSA
- a CDS encoding HAMP domain-containing histidine kinase, which codes for MLGARPAATGAYLVVREDRGGPGNDAGGALFEVPMPWRTMGRHLATWPVQTALIGLIIPFGYIAYSYIPHLTQYTLWGWTQHLWLQERALLLYLTVPPALTYAMFGYLGAIQVRHVLAQQSLMEEFLHMAAHDIRAPLTVIDVATQLLVTPIQGKSAPDREALFRTIARQARVMRELVTELLDLNKIEAGQLTLQRERVSMEDLIRRACGEMAFLLEQQKSVVEIVVQGADTTACVDGFRIRQVLRNLLSNAIKHVSADGRLRLTLDATARRRIQINVYNDGPPIPDEYFPHLFNKFAQATRRDVEMGVGLGLVICHRIIALHHGRIWAENVGVRGVEFCCTVPRA
- a CDS encoding pentapeptide repeat-containing protein, with the protein product MADEQLVALMHDEKHAEFNEYARKIAEQNMRMDLSHAKLRACDLRKFDLRGADLTGAYLRLTDLRGLDLSTTLLDGASIGEAKISGVLFPPDLPATEIQLSHLHGTRMRATR